The Cicer arietinum cultivar CDC Frontier isolate Library 1 chromosome 1, Cicar.CDCFrontier_v2.0, whole genome shotgun sequence genome contains the following window.
AAACTGACTCTGATTAATGCGTGGCTTTTGTTTTGAAGATGAACCTGGTAAGCAAGTTAGGAGCGCAATCACAATTAAAAACACTTGCAAGTCTCATGTAGCTTTCAAGGTGTGGTTTATGTCTCTATTTGTTTATTCCGTTCTTTACTTGTATTCAGAAAAATGCTGTTTGACAGGACATTATCATGTTACTCATAGGACATTATTCCGTTCTTTACTTGCTATGAAAAATGTTGAGAATGTTTGCTATAGTTTCTAGATGATAGGAATTGTAATTTGTTGATAATCATCATCTACATATCATGTTTTCCATCATACAGGACAATATGAACACAGACATTCTTGTATTAATCCCAGAGGTGTTTGTGCTTCATAGATACTGATggcatttttgttgttttttctaTTAATCCACTATTGAGGTCACTACTAAATACTAATGGTGATGTTTTCTTTTGTCTTAGTTTCAAACAACTGCACCTAAAAGTTGCTACATGCGCCCTCCTGGCGGTATTCTTTCACCCGGAGAAAGTATAATTGCTACAGGTAATATGTCCTTCTAAACTTGTCTTAACCAAACTATTGAATGCTTTGAATTTGGCAAATCCTCTTACAATTGTCTAACGTATTTCGCAGTATTCAAGTTTGTTGAGCCACCAGAGAACAACGAGAAACCAACTGATCAAAAAAGCAAGGTTAAGTTCAAAATCATGAGCCTTAAAGTGCAAGGTGAAATGGACTATGTACCTGAATTGGTAATGTGATATTGGTCCTTTTTTCATGTGTTCTGCATTAACCTTCATAGTTTTCATCTGTATGATTGCTTGTTTATGTAACCTTAAGTTGAAATTTTTCTCTTTCTGTTGAACAAATTGAAGTTTTAATGTTGTGTATATGtgatgaaaaaatattatagttgcAAAAATTAGTTTAACCAAATATggattttatattaattgttttctCCAACATGTTCTACTCTTGATGCATTTATTCTACGTGAATGCTTAAGATTTTTCTAATGTTTCGTAACTTTCCATTTTTTTGCTGAATTCAGTATAGAAGCTACttaatttgtatttaataagtcagataaattaaaatgaaaaccaTGTTTTGTAAAGCGTTAAGCTGATAACAACTACTCCCTCCTGTCTCTTATACAAAAGATCGGACGGAGTATTATGTACGTTGCTTTGTTCACAAAATCTGTTTTTATATTCCATCCGTTGCAAGTGTAACTTTTAATTCTTAGGTTTATCTATGCAAATGATCAATAATCCAAGTCTatcatatttcaatcaagttaccTTGAACAATTGCGATGCTGATCAAAGTAATGTCACATATTTCTTCCTGCAGTTTGATGAGCAAAGAGAGCAAGTCGCTGTAGAGCAAATTCTTCGAGTTATTTTTCTGGACCCTGACCGGCCGAGCCCTGTAAGAATATAcatctttaatatatttataaccTTCAAATTGCATTTGGAATCATAGTTGAAAACTTTTGTATCTTGAAGGCCATGGAAAAGCTTAAACGTCAATTAGCTGAGGCGGAGGCCGCACTAGAAGCACGAAAGAAACCACCAGAGGAGACCGGTCCACGAGTAGCTGGAGAGGGACTTGTTATAGATGAATGGGTTAGACATTGCATACATTTTTTCTCATCGTTTTTTGGATACTCTCTATCTCAAATTAAGTTTCGTTTAAGATTATgcacttaaaaaaaatcattgaatgAGTTTCATTAACCAAAATACCCTTATTGATATACTCCCTTCGGAATAACATATATAGGGTATCTCAGAAATTGATGTATCTATAAAGAGACTTTTCAAATActctttttgtttatatttcatccCAAGGGAGGAGTAGTTAGTGGAGTAGTTATGCATATTGAGATACCGTTAATAAACATATTAGTGTGAAAATGTAATTAATgctccatttttattttaaattgaaaatattctACATGTGACACTTAATATAAGACAGGAAATATTGTATGCTCTCACTTtccatttttctcaatatatgTTTCCTTGTTCCTTGTGTAGAAAGAAAGAAGAGAGAGATACTTGGCAAGGCAACAGGTTGAAGGTGTTGTTGATTCAGTGTAAACTGTAAAGTACTTATTTCTTTCATCTTCTGATCTTGTGTCAAAGTTTTACATGTTCTCCTTTTGATTCAGTGGTATGAAGAGATATTGTGAAGACACTGTTTTTTCCCTTCATTTTCAATAATGTTTGTGGTGTTAAATGTGAGTGAATTAATGCTATGATTCGGCTGTACTCAATTGTTTTTTTGCATCATCTCCTATAACTTGTAGATAgcttgttttttaatttaaattgtgaactagatttttcttttcatgtAGTTATTGCCATGGTTGGTCTTGGATTTGCTTAAGATTGCATACTGTTGTAACCTCTTTGTTGCCATGTTCTGTTTGGAACaccattttcaaattatatgaCAGGATTTGGTTTCTCAAAAGTAAAAGATTCTCTTTTCTAGTTATGAAGTGAAGTTATATTCATATTcattgaaaagaaaatgaaaaaaattaatgtaattttttttttacatgtattttatcataatttatttatgtagacATTTTATTTTCCAATTGCATTTCTTGCATTAGATATTCTTATGGGATTTGGTGGTTACCAATAAGAGAGACACCATAGGAGGATAAATTGGTATTCTTGATGAACCATAggaatatgataaataaattgcGAATATGacaaaaaatatgatttgagTTAGAAATGAGTAGAATCTATTCATTTACCATTATTGATTTAGTGTGGAACTTTGTGATGGTTGGAGTTGGAATGCAACGACGCAGTATCCTGGTGACGTGTATCTATAAATACTTCGATACTCAAATCAGAAAGAGTGACGTGTATTTTAAGAGTAATGAGTTATTTAACCAaacacaaaattattaaaaacctCATTCCTACCTCTTTCTTTTGAACCAAAA
Protein-coding sequences here:
- the LOC101507956 gene encoding vesicle-associated protein 4-1-like; this translates as MEVESEKPGGSDGKVWNFCRMPFWQTSHNPSSSSITTTSSSSTSYMHNVHHQSQSLHSLDRSTHQSSATVSSVAKSLLPTRRRLRLDPPNKLYFPYEPGKQVRSAITIKNTCKSHVAFKFQTTAPKSCYMRPPGGILSPGESIIATVFKFVEPPENNEKPTDQKSKVKFKIMSLKVQGEMDYVPELFDEQREQVAVEQILRVIFLDPDRPSPAMEKLKRQLAEAEAALEARKKPPEETGPRVAGEGLVIDEWKERRERYLARQQVEGVVDSV